From Salminus brasiliensis chromosome 21, fSalBra1.hap2, whole genome shotgun sequence, a single genomic window includes:
- the nucks1a gene encoding nuclear ubiquitous casein and cyclin-dependent kinase substrate 1a → MSRPVRNRKVVNYSQFNESDDGEEYERGSEKPKKVRAPPREIKHKKTKNSKEESEDSDEKLSKSKNDSADDFGSDEDNDFGEEEEEDGGSDYEAKKGKKGKKGKVEKPGKRSLKRKRDSDDSDEDKGVSRKPRQVRQAASKAASKQREILLGGGGSEDEEKDEEEQAFMDQESGSDEDFMVDDDDDSDYGRSKKKGKKVAPRGRKVEKKEKKSPKPRLKATVTPSPMKGKGKGRPSAAKALEKSSPKEEEEPESPVEDEEEDEVEKKDSPPPAKKKDDAPDDEEDDEEEDGSEEDAPSGED, encoded by the exons GAACCGGAAGGTGGTGAATTATTCACAGTTCAATGAATCTGATGATGGAG AGGAGTACGAGAGAGGCTCTGAAAAGCCCAAGAAGGTGCGTGCACCACCACGTGAAATCAAGCACAAGAAGACCAAGAACTCCAAGGAAGAGAG tgaGGACTCAGATGAAAAACTGTCCAAATCCAAAAATGATTCAGCcg ATGACTTTGGTAGTGATGAAGACAATGACTttggagaagaggaggaagaagatggCGGAAGCGATTATGAAGCTAAAAAGGgcaaaaagggaaagaaaggcAAGGTGGAGAAGCCCGGCAAAAGATCACTGAAGAGGAAACGAGACTCTG ATGACAGTGATGAGGACAAAGGGGTGAGCAGGAAGCCAAGACAGGTGAGGCAAGCTGCCTCTAAGGCTGCATCCAAACAGAGAGAGATCCTGCTGGGAGGTGGAGGAAGTGAGGATGAGGAAAAGGACGAAGAGGAGCAGGCCTTCATGGACC AAGAATCTGGCAGCGATGAAGATTTCATGGTGGATGATGACGATGACAGCGACTACGGCCGTTCCAAAAAGAAGGGCAAGAAGGTGGCCCCAAGAGGGAGGAAagtggagaagaaggagaaaaagtcCCCCAAGCCCAGGCTAAAGGCTACAG TCACCCCAAGTCCCATGAAGGGCAAGGGCAAGGGTCGCCCGAGCGCGGCTAAGGCCCTTGAGAAATCCTCGCCcaaagaagaggaggagccCGAGAGCCCTGTGGAGGACGAAGAGGAGGACGAGGTGGAGAAGAAGGACTCTCCGCCCCCCGCCAAGAAGAAGGACGACGCCCCCGACGATGAggaagatgatgaagaggaggacGGTTCAGAAGAAGATGCTCCGTCTGGGGAAGACTAG